Within Sebastes fasciatus isolate fSebFas1 chromosome 19, fSebFas1.pri, whole genome shotgun sequence, the genomic segment tgaaaaaaagtaatattatagtatgtcgatacttttatgaaaaaaaagtcattgtatagtatgtcaataatttcatcaaaaaaaaagtcatagtatagtatgtcgataattttatgaaaaaaagtcatattatagtatatcgatacttttatgaaaaaaaagtcatagtatagtatgtcaataatttcatcaaaaaaaaagtcatagtatgtcgatacttttatgaaaaaaagtcatagtatagtatgtcgacaattttatgaaaaaaaagtcaaagtatagtatgtcgaataattttatgaaaaaaaagtcatagtatagtatgtcgaataatttcatcaaaaaaaagtcatagtatagtatgtcgaataatttcatcaaaaaaaagtcatagtatagtatgtcgatacttttatgaaaaaaagtcatatagtatgtcgaataatttcattaaaaaaagtcaaagtatagtatgtcgataatttcatcaaaaaaagtcaaagtatagtatgtcgaataatttcatcaaaaaaaagtcatagtatagtatgtcgatacttttatgaaaaaaaagtcatagtatagtatgtcaataatttcatcaaaaaaaaagtcatagtatgtcgatacttttatgaaaaaaagtcatagtatagtatgtcaataatttcatcaaaaaaaaagtcatagtatgtcgatacttttatgaaaaaaaagtcatagtatagtatgtcaataatttcatcaaaaaaagtcatagtatagtatgtcgatacttttatgaaaaaaagtcatagtatagtatgtcgataattttatgaaaaaaaagtcaaagtatagtatgtcgaataattttatgaaaaaaaagtcatagtatagtatgtcgaataatttcatcaaaaaaaagtcatagtatagtatgtcgaataatttcatcaaaaaaaagtcatagtatagtatgtcgatacttttatgaaaaaaagtcatatagtatgtcgaataatttcattaaaaaaagtcaaagtatagtatgtcgataatttcatcaaaaaaagtcaaagtatagtatgtcgaataatttcatcaaaaaaaagtcatagtatagtatgtcgataattttatgaaaaaaaagtcaaagtatagtatgtcgataatttcatcaaaaaaagtcatagtatagtatgtcgataattttatgaaaaaaaagtcaaagtatagtatgtcgaataattttatgaaaaaaaagtcatagtttagtatgtcgataattttatgaaaaaaaagtcaaagtatagtatgtcgaataattttatgaaaaaaaagtcaaagtatagtatgtcgaataattttatgaaaaaaaagtcatagtatagtatgtcgaataatttcattaaaaatagtcatagtatagtatgtcgatacttttatgaaaaaaagtcatattatagtatgtcaataatttcatcaaaaaaaagtcaaagtatagtatgtcgaataatttcatcaaaaaaaagtcatagtatagtatgtcgaataattttatgaaaaaaaagtcaaagtatagtatgtcaataatttcatcaaaaaaaaagtcatagtatagtatgtcgaataattttatgaaaaaaagtcatagtatagtatgtcgaataatttcattaaaaatagtcatagtatagtatgtcgaataattttatgaaaaaaaagtcaaagtatagtatgtcaataatttcatcaaaaaaaaagtcatagtatagtatgtcgaataattttatgaaaaaaagtcatagtatagtatgtcgaataatttcattaaaaaaagtcatagtatagtatgtcgaataatttcatcaaaaaaaagtcatagtatagtatgtcgaataattttatgaaaaaaaagtcaaagtatagtatgtcgaataatttcattaaaaaaagtcatagtatagtatgtcgaataattttatgaaaaaaagtcatagtatagtatgtcgaataatttcattaaaaatagtcatagtatagtatgtcgaataatttcatcaaaaaaaagtcatagtatagtatgtcgaataattttatgaaaaaaaagtcaaagtatagtatgtcaataatttcatcaaaaaaaaagtcatagtatagtatgtcgataattttatgaaaaaaagtcatagtatagtatgtcgaataatttcattaaaaaaagtcatagtatagtatgtcgaataatttcatcaaaaaaaagtcatagtatagtatgtcgaataattttatgaaaaaaaagtcaaagtatagtatgtcgaataatttcattaaaaaaagtcatagtatagtatgtcgaataattttatgaaaaaaaagtcaaagtatagtatgtcaataatttcatcaaaaaaaaagtcatagtatagtatgtcgaataattttatgaaaaaaagtcatagtatagtatgtcgaataatttcattaaaaaaagtcatagtatagtatgtcgataattttatgaaaaaaagtcatagtatagtatgtcgaataatttcattaaaaaaagtcatagtatagtatgtcgaataatttcatcaaaaaaaagtcatagtatagtatgtcgaataattttatgaaaaaaaagtcaaagtatagtatgtcaataatttcatcaaaaaaaaagtcatagtatagtatgtcaataatttcatcaaaaaaaaagtcatagtatagtatgtcgaataattttatgaaaaaaagtcaaagtatagtatgtcaataatttcattaaaaatagtcatagtatagtatgtcgaataattttatgaaaaaaagtcatagtatagtatgtcgaataatttcatcaaaaaaaagtcatagtatagtatgtcgaataattttatgaaaaaaagtcaaagtatagtatgtcgaataattttatgaaaaaaaagtcatagtatagtatgtcgaataatttcatcaaaaaaaagtcatagtatagtatgtcgaataatttcatcaaaaaaaagtcatagtatagtatgtcgatacttttatgaaaaaaagtcatatagtatgtcgaataatttcattaaaaaaagtcaaagtatagtatgtcgataatttcatcaaaaaaagtcaaagtatagtatgtcgataatttcatcaaaaaaagtcaaagtatagtatgtcgataatttcatcaaaaaaagtcaaagtatagtatgtcgaataatttcattaaaaaaagtcatagtatagtatgtcgaataatttcatcaaaaaaaagtcatagtatagtatgtcgaataattttatgaaaaaaagtcaaagtatagtatgtcaataatttcatcaaaaaaaaagtcatagtatagtatgtcgaataattttatgaaaaaaagtcatagtatagtatgtcgaataatttcattaaaaaaagtcatagtatagtatgtcaataattttatgaaaaaaaagtcatagtttagtatgtcgataattttatgaaaaaaaagtcaaagtatagtatgtcgaataattttatgaaaaaaaagtcaaagtatagtatgtcgaataattttatgaaaaaaaagtcatagtatagtatgtcgaataattttatgaaaaaaaagtcaaagtatagtatgtcaataatttcatcaaaaaaaaagtcatagtatagtatgtcgaataatttcataaaaaaaaaatcatgtcgatacttttatgaaaaaaagtcatattatagtatgtcaataatttcatcaaaaaaaagtcaaagtatagtatgtcgatacttttatgaaaaaaagtcatagtatagtatgtcgatacttttatgaaaaaaagtcatagtatagtatgtcgatacttttatgaaaaaaaagtcatagtatagtatgtcgaataatttcatcaaaaaaaagtcatagtatagtatgtcgaataattttatgaaaaaaaagtcaaagtatagtatgtcaataatttcatcaaaaaaaaagtcatagtatagtatgtcgaataattttatgaaaaaaaagtcaaagtatagtatgtcaataatttcatcaaaaaaaaagtcatagtatagtatgtcgaataatttcataaaaaaaaaatcatgtcgatacttttatgaaaaaaagtcatattatagtatgtcaataatttcatcaaaaaaaagtcaaagtatagtatgtcgatacttttatgaaaaaaagtcatagtatagtatgtcgatacttttatgaaaaaaagtcatagtatagtatgtcgatacttttatgaaaaaaaagtcatagtatagtatgtcgaataatttcatcaaaaaaaagtcatagtatagtatgtcgaataattttatgaaaaaaaagtcaaagtatagtatgtcaataatttcatcaaaaaaaaagtcatagtatagtatgtcgataattttatgaaaaaaagtcatagtatagtatgtcgaataatttcattaaaaaaagtcatagtatagtatgtcgaataattttatgaaaaaaaagtcaaagtatagtatgtcaataatttcatcaaaaaaaaagtcatagtatagtatgtcgataattttatgaaaaaaagtcaaagtatagtatgtcgaataatttcataaaaaaaaagttatagtatgtcgaataatttcattaaaaatagtcatagtatagtatgtcgataattttatgaaaaaaaagtcatagtatagtatgtcgaataattttatgaaaaaaaagtcatagtatagtatgtcgataatttcattaaaaatagtcatagtatagtatgtcgagtaatttcatcaaaaaaaagtcatagtatagtatgtcgaataattttatgaaaaaaaagtcaaagtatagtatgtcaataatttcatcaaaaaaaaagtcatagtatagtatgtcgaataattttatgaaaaaaagtcatagtatagtatgtcgaataatttcattaaaaatagtcatagtatagtatgtcgaataattttatgaaaaaaagtcatagtatagtatgtcgaataatttcattaaaaatagtcatagtatagtatgtcgataattttatgaaaaaaagtcatagtatagtatgtcgaataatttcattaaaaaaagtcatagtatagtatgtcgaataattttatgaaaaaaaagtcaaagtatagtatgtcaataatttcattaaaaatagtcatagtagtCACTTGTAAGTTTTCATTTATCTGGCAACCTTTTCTTAGTCACGTTGACTCTTTAGACTCAGATAACTTTGTGGCTGATTAATgtttgatgtatgtgtgtgtatgtatgtgtatatgtatgtacgtatatgtatgtacatatatatatgtctatgtatatgtatgtgtatgtatatgtatatggatATTTGACCAGGAACATTTCAAAGGAAAAGTGCCCTAAATGACAGGGTGTAACACCCTAGACCTCTATCAATTTATcatgatttatgtttatttattattattattatttatttatttttatttatttatctatgtatttatattcattcttgtacactttatatatatatatatatattttttttcttttttttttctgagtgccCTCCgggtattgtcatgggtggggggtgggggggttatataccagtccaaacatgtttgtgcaatggatTGTAAGAGTTGTATtagcaaaatgtataaataaactctgtttaaaaaaaataaataaaaatagtcatagtatagtatgtcgatacttttatgaaaaaaagtcatagtatagtatgtcgatcaTTTTGAggaaaaagtataaaaatagtatagtatgttttttttcactagTATTTAgtgtcatagtaaagtatgttgaaaagtcgtaaaaaatgaatctatatgtatatatgtaactCTGAGGTGTGATGAACTGCGTGATGAACTGCGTGATGAACTGTGATGATCTGTGTGATGAACTGTGTGATGAACTGCGTGATGAACTGACGGACTCTGTGATGAACTGTGTGATGAACTGCGTGATGAAATGCGTGATGAACTGTGTGATGAAATGCGTGATGAAATGCGTGATGAACTGTGTGATGAGCTGTGTGATGAACTGTGATGAACTGTGTGATGAACTGCCTGATGAGCTGTGTGATGAACTGCCTGATGAGCTGTGTGATGAAATGCGTGATGAACTGTGTGATGAAATGCGTGATGAAATGCGTGATGAACTGTGTGATGAACTGCGTGATGAAATGCGTGATGAACTGTGTGATGAAATGCGTGATGAAATGCGTGATGAACTGTGTGATGAGCTGTGTGATGAACTGTGATGAACTGCGTGATGAGCTGTGTGATGAACTGCCTGATGAGCTGTGTGATGAACTGTGATGAACTGCGTGATGAACTGTGTGATGAAATGCGTGATGAAATGCGTGATGAAATGCGTGATGAACTGCCTGATGAGCTGTGATGAACTGTGATGAACTGCGTGATGAACTGCGTGATGAGCTGTGTGATGAACTCTGTGATGAACTGCGTGATGAACTGCGTGATGAGCTGCGTGATGAACTGCGTGATGAACTCTGTGATGAATTGCGTGATGAACTCTGATGAGCTGCGTGATGAGCTGCGTGATGAACTGCGTGATGAGCTGTGTGAACTCTGTGATGAGCTGCGTGATGAGCTGTGTGATGAACTGCCTGATGAACTGCGTGATGAACTGCGTGATGAGCTGTGTGATGAACTGTGATGAACTGTGTGATGAGCTGTGTGATGAACTCTGTGATGAACTGCGTGATGAGCTGTGTGATGAACTGTGATGAACTGTGTGATGAGCTGTGTGATGAACTCTGTGATGAACTGCGTGATGAGCTGTGTGATGAACTGCCTGATGAACTGCGTGATGAACTGCGTGATGAGCTGTGTGATGAACTGTGATGAACTCTGTGATGAGCTGCGTGATGAGCTGTGTGATGAACTGCCTGATGAACTGCGTGATGAACTGCGTGATGAGCTGTGTGATGAACTGTGATGAACTGTGTGATGAGCTGTGTGATGAACTCTGTGATGAACTGCGTGATGAACTATGTGATGAACTGCCTGATGAACTGCGTGATGAGCTGCGTGATAAACTGCGTGATGAACTGCGTGATGAGCTGCGTGATGAACTGCGTGATGAGCTGCGTGATGAGCTGCGTGATGAACTGCGTGATGAACTGCGTGATGAACTGCGTGATGAACTGCGTGATAAACTGTGTGATGAACTGCGTGATGAGCTGCGTGATGAGCTGCGTGATGAGCTGCGTGATGAACTGTGTGATGAACTGCGTGATGAGCTGCGTGATGAACTGTTATGAACTCTGACAACCTTCAGTAAAATGCATCTGACTCTTTATTTGTGGTTTCCATGGTTACAggtaaacacacaacacaataaACAACATTAATGATTGGCACAATAAAACTTTACAGTACATATAAAAAAGCAGAAGTGAGGTTGACGCGTCCGAACAGTGACAGAGGCTGTTTAACTTTAATGAACGGGCTTTAATTAGACTTAAATACATTAATGGATATGATGTAAAATCAGAAGCTCTACCCTCAGGAGACGACAGTTTAACAGTTCATCTGTGTGTCCTGGAGGGtcggtcctggtcctggtccaggTCCTGGTGGTGGGGGGCAGGGGTGGATGGGTTCTGGGTAGTGGTTCAGTCTGAGACTAGCTCTTTGGACATTTGGGCTTGAACACGGCGTTGTTGTAGCCTTCTCTGTTGCGGGCAATTTCAACAGCGAAGAACTGAGTCCTGGTGGCTGAACACAGGAAATACACATTAAATGCTTTCTGTCTCACTTcatcaataataacaataataacaataataataataataataataatgtgattaCCACTGAGAGATATAAACTTACCAAATATGGTGTTATCGTCGGTGTAATCTCTCTCACAGTCCAGACGCAGCAGAGTGCCGTAGTTGAAATCTTCGATGATTCCTTCAAACTGGTTACAGAACGAACGCCACACCTGCACACAGAGAGGTCACGGTTAacagaggtcaggggtcagggtgGTTCACATTGAACGCCCTACGCTGTCCACATCAGCCTTATCATTAAATCATCGtggtatgatttattattattggacAGACGGACCTCTTTGGCCTCGTCAGACTTCAGGTCGTCGGCTCTCAGCAGCTTCACATCCAGATCTTTGAAGGTTTCTCTGAAGGACGAGTAGATGTCATCGTCCAGCTTCGTCAGTTTCAGGAACTTCGGATCGACGGATGAAATGAGCTGAAGACAGAagacaggagacaggaagaCCACGTTAGTTCATCTTTAAAtgctacactatatatacagtatatatatatatatatatatactgtatatatatatatatatacagtgtatatatatacatatatacactgtatatatagccggccactttattaggcacacctgttcaattgcttgttaacacaaatagctaatcagccaatcacatggcagcaactcaatgcattacgtcatctagacgtggtgaagacgacttgctgaagttcaaaccgagcatcagaatggggaagaaaggggatttaagtgactttgaacgtggcatggttgttggtgccagacgggctggtctgagtattaaactgctgatctactgggattttcaccacaaccatctctagggtttacagaggatggtcccaacaagagaacagatccagtgagcgggggttgtgtggacggaaatgccttgttgatgtcagaggtcagaggagaatgggcagagtggttggagatgatagaaaggcaacagtaactcaaataaccactcgttacaaccaaggtatgcagaataccatctctgaaccgcacaacacgtccaaccttgaagcagatgaagaccacccggtactagcaaggtgtacctaataaagtggccggtgagtgtatatatacacattaatatttatacacacacacacacacacacacacacacaaaaccagaAGTGTCCTCACAAAAAAGGTTGTTTGTCAATAGTTGGTCCTCAAAAGTATACcaaaaccaacacacacacacacacaaaacatggtTTATATCACTTAAGGGTCCTGACTTACGTACATTCATTCCCTTATGGGGACCCTAACCTGAAACCAAGTCTGAAGCCCAACGCTGTGGGGACCTGTCCCCAAAAGGGAGTCACAGTAGGCGTTAGCGGAACCAAATAGTTCTGGGGACTGAAGTTAAATTTCATTaaggttttatatatatatatatatatatatatatatatacacacacacatatatatatatatatatatatacacacacacatatatatatatatatatatatatatatatatatatattatgtatgtgtgtatatatatatatatatttatatatatatatatatatatatatatatatatacacacacatattatatatatatatatatatatatatatatatacactatacacatatataccatatatatattatatatatacacatatatatatatatatacacatatatatatatatatatatatatgtatatgtatatgtatatatatatatatatatagtatatgtatgtgtatatatatatatatatatacatatatatacatatgtatatatatatacatatatatatacatatacacatatatatatatatatatatatatatacacatacacatatatatatatatatacacatatatatatatacacatatatatatatatatatatatatatatatatatacatatatacatatatatatatatatatatatacacatatatattatatatatatatatatatatatatatatatatatatatatatatattattatatatatatatatatatatatatatatatacatatacatatactatatatatatatatatatatatatacacatacatatacatatacatatatatatacacatacatatacatatacatatatatatacacatacatatacatatacatatatatatacacatacatatatatacatatatatatatacacatacatatacatatacacacatatatatatacatatacatatacacacatatatatatatatatacacatacatatacatatacacacatatatatatatatacacatacacatatatatatatgacgtctctgcagcaccaccatatttagtttaatatgttatttatttatatttattgtgatttgataactatatatttagattatgatcaaattgtgattaattgttcGGCTCTACCTTCAAGTCTCCTGCTCACTTTATTAATAAACCGAGAGCACAGATTAGTATGTTTTCTCCTCCTGGGCTCTGTAGTATTCACAATGTACATAAAGATATTAATTATTAGAGATATATTATTAGATGAACCTACTATATTATTCTATTGATATTTCCACTGCTTCTTCTAAACTGAACTGAATCATCCTGATCCTGAAACATACTTCATGTTAAATGAACGGATGAATGAGAGCTCTTACGTTGAAGTAGACTTCTGCGTGGTTGTAGGCCTTCATCGCCCACATCACTTCAAGTCGGGGCTGAAACAGACAACACGAAGGTCAAAAGGTTATTCGGTGTTGGTTGTTTTTAAagcccagtgcatgctgggaggaATCTCTGCACCACAACTCCTCGTTCATATGAAGCTACTCAGATCAACACATACAGGCTGGAACTGTGTTTAATCTGGAGTCTGGATTATTAGATCTAATCTAGCGGTGGGTCGGTGCCAGGAGAGGAagaatgaagaagaggaggaggaagacaaatGAGAAGTACAGGACGGTCCATCATCATTAAACCAGTCTCAACCTCTCAACCTCTCAAACTCAGACACCGAGGACAAGTCACTACTGGTGATCTTACTGCTGAGGGAAACTACCGCTTCACACTCTGACTAAGAAAGCATCAGAATAAGACTCGTTTATAAAACATGTGATAAATGTTTAATATAAAGCAGAGGAAACCTGCTCTTCATCACAAGTAAGTCACACGATGGTGAGATGTATCCCTGATCACAAGTGTTTCTGTTAGTTTCACTCTTATAGGGCAGGTAGATTAAGATGTTGTGACTATATTCTCATTATAGGATTATATTCTCTGATTATACCTACATActtcaatgcaggacttgtgACAGAGTATTTGTCCTTCACGGTGTGGTAGAAgaacttttactgcagtaaatgaTGTGAATACTTGAATGATAAAAACATAAAGTTCACTTACATCGTTTCCATAATCGTCTGCTGGCAGAGACAACGCATGAGCAGCTGCTGAGGCTCCGTCCGCCCCCTGTGAACCCAAAACNNNNNNNNNNNNNNNNNNNNNNNNNNNNNNNNNNNNNNNNNNNNNNNNNNNNNNNNNNNNNNNNNNNNNNNNNNNNNNNNNNNNNNNNNNNNNNNNNNNNTAGCCTAGCTCAGCATAacgactggaaacggggaaataGATTCACATATTTAACTTTACATGTTTTACTGGGAACTGTAAAATATTAGATATAGACCAGTATCGAGTCAGTGATGAGCTCTCTATGAATTTCTGTTGTTAAAGTAAACGTGTTATTAATTTCTGCTTCTGACTGTCTGGAAGAAAATCTAAAAAGTGAAGGATGATGTTTTTAAAGGATCTCTAGTCAAAGtgttgtggtatattttcaagtcttgcacatgaccgagaggccataagggtaaacacatgggtaagaatcataagtggagaatatggtcacaagatatgacatggggctgaaagataaatatgtaggacaaaggagccatgcatggttatacGCTCAGCTCAGCTGTTACATGCCATggacccgatataaggaggcgcgaGAGCTCCGAAGGGAGGACtctcagatttgacttgagacctccggacgttctagacgttcgttatgacatttgttgcttgtttgtaataaactctattataccaaaaagaacagtgtccgcgaagcatccttcatcatcacttcaacagcactgtcgcaggaaagagACTACAGTGTTAATCAGTGTTCTCAAACTGTGGAGCTCTCTGTGGTGGAACGCAGAGGACTCTGAAATATGTTTTGGAAAATTAATAAGAAATGGTGCTGATCCATAACTCGTATTTTCTTCGTCATCATATGAACATGCGTGATGAACTCATCGCAAAAGGCTGTCTGGAACGTGATGAATCAGAACAATCATTATATTATGGGATGGTTAACACTGCAgcatctcctctgctgctgtcagagctctcagtcagtcagtcagtgaacagctgatcagagaggccgcggtggagacGGCTACATCTAGTCCTTACTGTAAGTTCAATcaaactttgcaagtgtaaagccaagacaCGTTATCATTACACTGTTCAACAAGCATGAACATGATGAAACTGATCAACAAGCATGAACATGATGAAACTGATCAACAAGCATGAACATGATGAAACTGATCAACAAGCATGAACATGATGAAACTGATCAACATGCATGAACATGATGAAACTGATCAACATGCATGAACATGATGAAACTGATCAACAAGCATGAACATGATGAAACTGATCAACAAGCATGAACATGATGAAACTGATCAACAAGCATGAACATGATGAAACTGATCAACATGCAGGAATACagcaacgtttcaatctgctctgtctgcagtctgtcATCCTTTAGACAGGCAGGGTTAGCTCAGCGGCTAACAGCCAACTGGAAACACGTgtaagttatttagttgagttgtgaatgactttagttccctgatcagcagtgatactttagttccctggtcagcagtgatctgactttagttccctgatcagcagtgatactttagttccctggtcagcagtgatctgactttagttccctgatcagcagtgatctgactttagttccctgatcagcagtgatctgactttagttccctaaaggaggacagaggacaggaggacaggaggacaggaggacaggaggacaggaggacaggaggacaggaggacaggaggacaggaggacagaggacagaggacaggaggacagaggaaggactgatactgactgatgtctaTGTttggtctgggtatcatcggataatctgtttttccttttgaattcaaaaacgaaaaaaagattttttattttttcgttttaaaccaaaaac encodes:
- the pbdc1 gene encoding protein PBDC1, producing the protein MWAMKAYNHAEVYFNLISSVDPKFLKLTKLDDDIYSSFRETFKDLDVKLLRADDLKSDEAKEVWRSFCNQFEGIIEDFNYGTLLRLDCERDYTDDNTIFATRTQFFAVEIARNREGYNNAVFKPKCPKS